ATCAGGAATACAGCGGACACAGCTCGATCCACGACGACTCCATGGCCGAGGAGCTCGGCTTTCGGGCGGGCCCCATCGAGGGGCCGACGCACTTCAGCCAGTTCGTGCCGTTGCTTGCCCGCATCTGGGGCAACGACTGGTTCGAGCGGGGCTGCTTCTCGTCACACTTCCAGAACATGGTGGTGGAGGGTGAGTCGGTTCGAGCCTTCGTGGAACTCCCGGAACCGGGCGCCACGCGTGCGCGGGCCTGGGCCGAGAAGGCGGATGGCACCCCGGTGCTCGAGGCCAGCGCAAGCATCGGCCCGGAGCACGGGGAAACCCTGCTGGAGCAGCGCATGGCGAAGCTGCGCCCACCGGAGAAACTGGTGATCCTGTCCGATCTCGAAGTGGGCATGACGGGCGCTCAGGACGAGCCGGTGCGCATGGACCCGGACCAGCACATGGGTAATCTCTACCCCTTTTCCCTGAACCAGAAACTGGAAAAGATCACCGAGTACTCGCACTGGTACGCGGATGGTGCGTCGTCCCCGTGGGGTCGCCCGATCATCCCGCTGGAGATGGTGAGCGTGCTGGCCGAGTACACCAGCCCCAAGGCGCAGTTCCCGGTCAAGCACCCCGTCATCGGCCTGTTCGCGGACCAGGAGATCCGCATGGTCGACGGTCCGCTGCTGGTGGGCGAGGATTACCTGATCCGCCGCGAGATCGTGGCGCTATCGGAGAGCAAGCGCACGGAATCCTACTGGGTGCGCACCCGGATCTTCGACGCCGCCGGGCAACAGCTGAAGGCGGAGATGCTGCTCAACCACGCCACGCTGAAGCACTCCTTTCCGGGATACGAAGAGGCGCGCAAAGGAGCGTGATCCGCAGGACCGAGGGGATCGATCATGCCAGCTCATCCCGCAGACTGCGCTTGAGCACCTTGCCGTTGGGATTGCGGGGCAGCGGCTCGCTGCTGAAGGTACACGCCTCGGGGACCTTGTAGTCGGACAGTGCCGCGGCGCAATGCTGCTTCAGCGCCTCGGCACTGAGCCCGGCCGTCGCCGTCACGACGAACGCATGCACGCGTTCGCCCAGCACCGGGCAGGGCCGCCCCACCACCGCCGCTTCCACAACGTCGGGGTGTTCCAGAAGCACGTTTTCCACTTCCGTGGTGTACACCTTGTAGCCGCCGCGGTTGATCATGTCCTTCTTGCGGTCGAAGACGTACAGAAAACCGTCGCCATCCTTGCTGCCGATGTCCCCGGAACGCCAGAAGCCGGCGATGAATTCCCGTGCCGTCGCCGCCTCGTTGTTCCAGTAGCCCGGCACCACCATGGGCCCGCGGATCCAGACTTCTCCGGACTCACCCTGCGGGACTTCACAGCCCGCGTCATCCATGATGACGACCTCGGCACAAGGGAGCTCCGCCCCAACGCTGTCACCACGGCCCGAGGTGTACGCCGGCGGCATCATGCTGGCCGGTGAACTGGTCTCGGTGGCCCCGTAGGCGTTCATGAGCTGCAGGCCCGGCAGCTTCTCTGCCAGGGCGCGAATGGTGACTTCCGGCATGGGTGCCCCGCCGTAGCCGCCGATACGCCACGCGGAGAGGTCATGGCCGTCAAAGTCCGGGTCCAGGAGGCACAGGTTGTACATGGCCGGCACCAGCACGGTGTGGGTCATGCGTTCACGGGCCGCCAGCTCCAGGAAGCGGGCGGCCTTGAACTCGCGCTGGATGATCAGCGCCCCCGCGGCGCGCAGCGACACACCGATCAACGCCACCAGGCCGGTGACATGACTCATGGGAACGGTGATCAGGGACCGATCCCCCGGTCCGAGCTCCATCCCCCACTGGAAGTGCATCAGCGAGTGGACGATGCCGAGGTGCGTGAGCATGGCGCCCTTCGGCCTGCCGGTCGTGCCGGACGTATAGAGAATGGCCGCGGTATCGTCTTCGGCGACGGTGGCCACCTCGGTCCGCTGGCCGTGCTCGAACAGGGCGTCATATCCCGCCTCCCCTGGCCCGGCTTCCACACACAGTCTGTGCTGCAGCTCCGGGAGGTCCGCCGGCGACGGCAACCGGTCCCGCAGCGCCGGCTCGTACACCACCAGCCGGGCACCGGAGTCGGAGAGCATGTGCTGGTACCCGGGCTTCTGGTCCCGGGTGTTCAGCGGCACGATCACGGCGCCCAGCCGCCAGGTGGCCAGCATGAGTTCCACGAACGGCGTGCCATTGTCGAGGATGAGCGCCACCCGGTCGCCCGCCTCAACGCCGTGGGCGGCGAGGCCGGCGGCCACCTGCGCGACCCGGGCGTCGAGTTCCCGGTAGGTGAGTCGCAGCTCGTCATGGATCAGCGCTTCACTGTCGGCGGCACGCGCCAGCGCCTCCGGCAACAGGCAGTTCAGGTCCGTCGGGCGGTCCGCAAAACAGCGTACCACCCGGTCACCATAGTGGGTCTCCCGCCGCATCGCGGGAAAGGCATCGCGTGCCCACATGTCTTTTCTCCTCCGTCCGGAACCTACCGTCATTCGTAAAGCACCAGTGAATAGAGAACGCCGGCAGGGCCGTCAACCATCCACCGCCGCATCCCCAGGCATACTTCACGGGCCACCATAGCGCCTGAAGCTTCGTTCCCAGCAGTCACAGGAGATATACCGGTCGGTATATGCTGCGACGCACCACCCTTGTTATAATGCGCTGCAACACGAACAGTTGAAGCGAGGGTGCCATGAAAAACGACACGACCGAACAACGCTTCGAAGTCTCCCATGATCTGCTGGCCGATCTGGAGCGCCGTGCGCGCCATGAGCGTGACCAGTACATGGCCGAATGCCTGGGCGCCGGCTACCAGCGCATGCGCCGTGGCATCACCTCACTGGTTAACAGCCTGTCGGCGCGCAGCGGCCGCACGCCGCGCCAGGCCTGAGCACCAAGTCGGCACATCACGACCGCCCCGCTTCCCGCACGGACTCCTCGCCCACGGCGAGCTCCCGCGGGAAGCTCCGGATCCAGTAGCTCATGGCCGTGCCCATGAGCAGCCCCACGGTGGAAAACAGGAACGCCGACCGGAAATCGTCGGTGGTATCGATCAGCCAGCCCGCGATGGCCGGCCCCACGAACTGGCCGAAGGCGAAGAACACCGTGGCATAGCTGAAGGCGATGGGGATGTATCGCGGTGCCACCTGGTCTGTGCTGCTGGCCTGGACCAGGGCAAAGGTTCCGTTCACCGCCAAACCCATCATCAGGAAGTGCAGGAAGAACATGAGCAGTGTCTGCTCCAGCAGGGGCAGGACGGTGGCCACCGTGACCAGCACCATGGCGGTGGTCAGCGCATTGCCACGCCCCCAGCGGTCCGACAGCATGCCCCAGGCCGGCCCGGCGGCAATGGAGAGCAGGCCCATCATGGCCACCAGTTGGCCTGCTGTGCGTTCCGAGTAGCCCGTCTCCACCACGAAACTGACCATGAAGATCACCTGGATAATGTAGGTCAGGCCGATCAAGCCGTAGGTGGTCGCCACGATCAGCATGCGGGGATGGCGGTAGATCAGCCACTTGTCCGCCGACGGCGGCGTTTCGCCCGCCGCGGTCCTGCTCCCGGGCGGATCGCGCACGACGCCGAGAACCAGCGCGGACACGGCCAGCCCCGTGACGGCGAAGATGCCCCAGCTCAACCGCCAGCCAGTGTCGCCCAGCTGGGTGTACAGCCAGGGCACCAGAAAGCCGATCAGCAGGCTGCCGGCGCCGATGCCGGCGGACATGCAGCCGATGACAAGGCCCCGTCGCTCCGGAAACCAGGCCGCCAGCAGCGAGACCATGGGCGCGAAACTGAATGCCGTGCCGAAGCCCAGTAGCGCCTTGAGAAACAGCAGCATGGGATAGCTGGACGCCAGGCTGAGCCCGGCGAAGCCCACCGTCACCGTGAGCAGACCGAACACCACGGTGCGCCGCGCGCCCCAGCGCGCCGCAGCAGCGCCACCCGCGAGCACGAACAGCAGGTAACCCAGCGCGGTCACGGTGCCAAGTGTTCCCGCCTGCTGATAGCTGAGCCCCAAATCGGCCCGCATGGGGGGCAACAACACACCGAACGCCAGCCGTGCGAACACGATCACCACCAGGGCGGTGAAGGTGCCGCAGAGGACGGTCAGCACCATGTTCGGGCGTTGACCGGGATCAGTCATGGTCACCTCGGCCGGGCCGCTGACCGACAGGCTGCTGGACAATCACCAAAGCTCCGGGCGCTGACGCGCAGGCGATCGGAACCATCCGGGTACCTCCTGTGAAGTGCCTGGTCTACCCCTAACCATCCGGGACGGCGTTCAGATCAGTTGCACGGCCTCTTCCGCCAACGGTCGCGCCATGGCGCCGTACTCGAACGCCTTGTCGCTGGAGGCATTGCCGTCCAGCGCCCGCTTCTGAATGCCCTGCAGGATAGCCGCCAGCCGGAAGTAGTTGAACACGATGTAGAAGTTCCAGTTCGGGATGGCGTCGATGCCGGTCAGGCGACAGTACTCGGCCACGTACTCTTCCTCGGTGGGAATGCCCAGCGCCTTGCGATCCAGGTCACCCAGGCCCGGGATGGCCGCGTCCTGGGACAGCCGCAACTGCATGCACTGGTAGGACAGATCCCCCCAGGGGTGGCCCAGGGTGGAGAGTTCCCAGTCCAGCACCGCCAGCACCTCCGGGGTGTCCGGGTGGATGATCAGATTGTCGATGCGGTAGTCCCCGTGGATCAGAGACATGCGGCCGTCGTCTTCGGGCATGTTGGCTTCCAGCCACTGGATGAGCCGGTCCATGGCCGGGTTCTTCTCCGTCTCCGAGGCGTAGTACTGCTTGCTCCAGCGATTGAGCTGGCGGGCGAAGTAGTTGCCCGGCTTGCCGAAATCGCCCAACCCCACCTGGTGGACGTCAACGCTGTGGATCGCGGCGAGCACCGCCACCATGTTGCCGTAGATGGCCGTGCGCTCGCCGGGGCTGGAATCGGGCAGCGCCGCGTTCCAGTGGATGCGTCCTTCCACGTAATCCATGACGTAGAACACCGAGCCGATTACCGACTCGTCCTCGCACAGCAGGAACATCCGCGGCACGGGCACCGGGGTCTCCTGCAGCGCCCGCATCACCCGGTATTCCCGGTCCACGGCATGGGCCGACTTCAGCAGTTCCCCCGGCGGCTTGCGACGCAGCACGTAGCGCCGGCGGTCGGTGGTGAGCAGGAAAGTGGGGTTGGACTGCCCACCGGAAAACTTGCGGCACTCCCGGATGGTGCCGAAGTCCTCGATCTGGCCGGCCAGATACGCCTCCAGCCGGGGAAGGTCGAGCTGATCCACAGGTTGGTTCATGATTTTCCCCTCAGGCGTTGTACTGGCCGATGACCTGTTTCCCCAGTGCCATCATGTGCACCTGGTCCGGGCCGTCCGCCATGCGGCACCAGCGTGCATAGTTGAACGCCTCGGCCATGAAATAGTCCGCGGTGAAGCCGCCGGCGCCATGCATCTGGATGGCCATGTCCAGCACTTCGGAGGTGAGCTGCGGCACCATGATCTTGGCCATGGCGATGAGATCCCGGGCCTCCTTGGTGCCGTCGGTGTCCATCTTGGCCGCCGCTCGCAGGGTCAGCAGACGGGACATTTCCACCTTCGAGGCCATCACAGCGATGGACTCGCGCACGGAACCCTGCTGACTGAGGCGACGGCCGAAGACTTCACGGTCCTCCACCCGCCGGCAGGCGAATTCCAGTGCCCGCTGCGCTGCGCCGATAAGGCGCATGCAGTGGTGGATGCGCCCCGGGCCCAGACGGCCCTGGGCTACCTCGAAGCCGCGCCCTTCGCCCAACAGCAGGTTCTCCTTCGGCACGCGCACGTTGTCGAACACCACCTCCGCATGCCCGCCCGGCTCTTCGTAGTAACCGAAGGTGCTCAGCGGCCGCACCACTTCCAGGCCCTTGGCATCCCGGGGCACCAGAATCTGTGTCTGCTGCAGGTGCCGGTTGGGGTTGTCCGGGTCCGACTTGCCCATGACGATGAAGATGGCGCAGCGCTCGTGCATGGCGTTGGTGATGAACCACTTGCGCCCGTTGATCACGTAGTCGTCGCCATCCCGGGTGATGGACGTCTCGACATTGGTGGCATCACTGGAGGCCACCGCCGGCTCCGTCATGGCGAAGGCAGAGCGAATCTCCCCGTCCAGCAAAGGCTGCAGCCACTGCTGCTGTTGCGCGGGAGTGCCGTATTTCACGAACACTTCCATGTTGCCCGTATCCGGCGCATTACAGTTGAAGACCTCGGCGGCCCAGAATACCCGGCCCATGATCTCGGCCAGGGGCGCGTATTCCAGATTGCTCAGACCCGGGCCAAAACGCTCGTCCGGCATGAACAGGTTCCACAGGCCCTCGGCCCGCGCCCTGGCCTTGAGATCCTCCAGGACCGGCGGCGACTTCCAACGCTCCTTCTGGACCTGCGCGCTGAACTCGTGCTCCGCGGGATAGACGTGTTCCTCCATGAACGCGGTCAGGCGTTGCTGAAGCTCACGCACATGGGATGGATGCTGGAAATCCATGGAAGTCTCCTCCGGACGTCTCGTTGTTGTATTCGGTTTGCCAATGGTGTGCGACCAGGAACCGCGAGCCCGACAAATCTGTTGACACGCTCTCCCCAGCCGGTAGCTTGGTAACAGCGTTCTACCAGACACCATAAGACAAAACGAGCGCAAGAACAGCTTGTCCCTGCCGGGGCCGACCATCGTCGGAGGAGAATATGTTCCTGCTGTCCTGGGTGGACCGCATCAATTCCACTCTCGGGAAGATCGTGAGCTTCCTGATCTGGATCGGGATGGCCATCATCGTCTACGAGGTGATCGCACGGTACGTGTTCAACGCACCGTCGGTGTGGGCGCCGGGCTACACCCAGCGCATCTTTGCTGCGTACTTCGTGCTGATCGGGGCGTTCACGCTGATTCAGGGCGGACACGTGCGGGTGGACCTGCTCCTGAACACCCGCTCGCCGCGATGGAATGCCCTGGCGGATTTCCTCAATTACTCCGTGCTGGTGATCTGGGGGCTCGCGCTCTGCTACGAGGGCTGGCCCTACTTCTACGAGACCTGGGAATGGGGCGACACCGACGACAGCGCCCTGGGCCACCCCATGTGGCCGGTGATGCTGTCCCTGTTCATCGGTGCCGTGATGATCACCGTGCAGGGCTGCGTGGAGATCCTTCGCTCACTGATCCTCCTGGTCCGTCCTGATCTGGACGTCAAACGAAGGGGCGTTGTTGTATGAGCCCGGAACTTCTCACGGTGGGCATGTTCGGGTCGCTGCTGATCCTGATCATGCTGGGCGTATCGCTGTCCTTTGCTTTGGGAGGGGTCGCAGTCGTCTTCACCCTGCTTCTCAGCGGCACAGCGGGGCTGTTCCCGATGATCTCCGCTGTCTTCGGCACCATGTGGTCGGTGCTGCTGGCCGCCATCCCACTGTTCGTTTTCATGGGCGTGGCCCTGGGCCGCTCCCAGATTTCGGCGGACCTATATCGCGCATTCTACCTCTGGTCCGGCCGCGTCAATGGCGGCCTGTTGCTGGGAACCACCGGTTTCGCCTCGGTGCTCTCCGCCATGACCGGAAGTTGCGCCGCCTCCACCCTGACCACCGGTATGGTGGGCATGCCGGCCATGGAGCGCCATGGCTACGACCGCTCCTTCGTGCTCGGCACCATTGGCGCAGCAGGCACTCTGGGCATTCTGATCCCGCCGTCCATCACGCTGATCGTTATCGGCCTGGTCACCGGGTTGTCGGTGGGACGGCTGTTCATGGGCGGCCTGATCGCCGGGCTGATCGTGATCACCGTGTTCCTCGTGTTCGTCACCATCAAGGCGCGCATGCGGCCGGAGCTGGCCCCGGCCACGAATGAGGCCGTCCCCATGCGGGACAAGATTAGATCGCTGCGGTCGGTGATTGCCCCGTTGCTGATCATCGTGGTGGTGCTGTCGTCGATTTTCATGGGCCTCGCCACACCCACGGAAGCCGCCGGCGTCGGTGCTGCCGCCGTGGTGGTCGCCGTCGCCCTGCGCGGCGAACTGACCTTGAAGTTCATCCGCGAGGTGAGCTACTCCACCGCCTCCACCACGGGCATGGTGATCTGGATCGTGTTCGGGGCAGCGTCCTTCGTGACCGTCTACTCCGGGGCGGGAGGCATCCAGTTCCTGCAGCGCGTTCTCCTCGGCATCGAAGTGGAACCGTGGATGCTGATCGTGATCATGCAGCTCATCGGGCTGGTCCTGGGCATGTTCCTGGACCCCATCGGCATCATCCTGCTGGTGTTGCCGATCTTCTTCCCGGTGGTGCAGATGCTGGGCTTTGATCCACTCTGGTTTGCGGTGATCTTCCAGCTCAACCTGTGCATCGGCTACATCACACCCCCGTTCGGCTACAACATCTTCTACCTGAAGAGTCTGAGTCCGAACACGCCCATTCTCGATCTGTACAAGGCGGTGTTCCCGTACGTGCTGCTGATGCTGGCGTGTGGCGTGGTTTTCCTGCTTTTCCCCAGCATCCTGGTGGATGGCATCGAGCTGCTGTATCGCGGCTGATGAAGACCACCGGGCCGCTGGGGCACAGCCCGTGAGGTATCGCCCATGACCGTGGGACCGGAACGACTGGAACGACTGGTGGACTTCCGCCGGGAACTGCACCGTCACCCGGAACTCGGCTTCCAGGAACAGGAGACGGCCCGGCGCGTCCAGGAGCAACTGGACGCCCTGGGCGTTGCCTATGAAGCAGGCATTGGCGGCACCGGCATCGTTGCCTGGCTGCAGGGGCGCGGAGGCCCTGCAGCCGCGGCGGTGGGCCTGCGCGCCGACATGGATGCGCTGCCACTGGAGGAGCACAGCGGCGTGCCCTACGCCTCCGTGAATCCCGGTCGCATGCACGCCTGCGGCCATGACGGTCACACCACCATGCTGCTGGGGGCCATCGAGGAACTCCAGGCCCGTGACGACTTTGCCGGCACGGTGTACTTCGTGTTCCAGCCGGCGGAGGAAGGTGTCGGTGGCGGCAAGGCCATGGTTGGCGAGGGCCTGTTCCAGCGCTTCCCCATGGACGAGATCTATGCGCTGCACAACTGGCCGGGGCTACCGGTGGGCCGCTTCGGTCTCATACCCGGGCCCATCATGGCCAGTGGCGATCGGGTGGACATCACCATTCGCGGGCGCGGCGGGCACGGCGGCATGAACCCTCACGGCTGCATCGACCCGGTGCGCATCGCCGCCGACCTGATCCAGCGCGCCCACACCATCGTGTCCCGCGAAGTGGACCCGCTGCAGCCGGCGGTGTTGAGCATCTGCGCCGTGCAGAGCGGCGACCTGGCCGGCTTCAATGTGATTCCGGACACCGCGGTGCTGTCCGGCACCCTGCGTGCGCTGGACCCGGCCGTCGGCGAACGGCTGCGGCAGTCCCTGCGCGGACTGTGCGAGAGCCTGGCGCAATACCACGGCGCGACCATCGATGTGCGTATTGACGACACCTTCCTGGTCACCATGAACGACCCCGATGCCACGGAACTGGGCCGCGACGTCATCCGGCGCCGTTACGGTGAGGACACCCTGCAGGCGGGCCACCAGCCGAGCATGGGCAGCGAGGATTTCTCCTTCATGCTCAACGAGTGCCGTGGTGCCTACGTGCACGTCGGCTCCCGGGATGATGAGCATCGTCAGCCCCTGCACAGCCAGGAGTACGACTTCAACGACCGGATCATCCCCACCGGCATCGAACTGCTGTCCGGCCTGGCGATGGAATCACTGGCGCGGCGGCGATCATGACCATGGCGGCATCCACCGAATACGAATACAACCCGCACGTCCACGTGCCGGACGTGGCCCGGTACGTGGAAGACGCAGCGGAAGCCAGCCGCATGGTTCGGAAGCGGGTAACGGGGGTCTATGATGTCGCCTATGGTGAGCGACCGTTAATGACCTGCGACATCTTTCCCGCCGGCCCTGACGCCCCCGTGCATGCGTTCTTCCACGGCGGCTACTGGCGGGGGCGGGACAAGGCGGATTACAGCTTCATGGCGCCGGTGTTCCAGGACGCCGGGGTCACCCTGGTGCTTCCCAACTACAGTCTCTGCCCAGAGGTCGATCTGGAAACCATCGTCGCGGACACCGCGTCCTTCTTTCACTGGCTGGCGAAGAACATCCGGGGGCACGGCGGGAACCCGGATCGCATCACTGCCTCCGGGCATTCCGCCGGGGCCCATCTGGTGGCCATGGCCCATGCGGCGGACCGGGCGGATGCCCCACCACCGGGACTGGTACGCAAGGCCGTTCTGATCAGCGGCCTGTACGATCTGCGTCCGGTGGTGGACACCACCGTCAACGCCGACATCGGGCTGACGGACACCACGGCGCGCCGGTTAAGTCCCATCCGCCACCTGCCCCACCGATCCCTGGAATTGTCCCTGTATGTCGGAGGCGGAGAAACGCAGTCGTGGATTGCCCAGTCCCGGGGTTTCCTGGCAGTGCTTCAGCGCGCCGGTTACGCCGCGTCGCTGGACGTGCTGGGCAACCACAATCACTACTCCATCGCGGCCGAGCTTGGAAACGGGCAAAGCCCGCTGGCGCGTGCCTGCGTGGATGCGGCGCGGTCCGTATGATGCCGTCGCAACGAACGAAGCCGGCCCACGGGCCGGCTTCGTGACGGGCTCCTTCCGGCCGTCTAGATCTTGCCGGTCATCTCCATGAACTCGTGGAGGATGGCACCCACCTTGCCGGAGTACTCGGGATCGTTTTCCGAGACCTCGTCCACCACCTCCATGGTGTACTGGCGCATGGCTTCCATGACCTCGTCCTCCATCTGGATGATTTCGCCATCGTAGTCGTTGACGAATTCTTCCATGTGCTGGTAATCGCGCCTCCGGATCAGTGAACTACAGTCGATGCTGGTGGCACGCAGGGCAGCGTCCAGAACCACCTTGTGGTCCTCGCCCAGTGCGTTCCAATTGTCCATGTTGATGATGACCTCGCCGTTGGTATGTGCCACCAGATTCGGCTGCAGAATGTAGTCGTTGACCTCCTGCAGATTCATGCCCCAACCCGTGGCAACACCGCCCCAGTGCACGCCGTCGGCGACACCGGTCTGAAGGGCCTGATACAGCTCGCCGCCGTCAATGGCAACGGGCGCCGCGCCCATTTTCTCGAACACCCGCGCCGCGGTCCCGGTGGAACGGATGTTGAACCCCTCGAAATCACTCAGGGTCCGTATTGGCTCGTTGGACCAGACTGCAATACCCGCCGAGGAGTACGGACCCAGCTGGTATACGCCGCGTTCCGCGTACGCTTCGCGGATAATATCCAGCGCACCCATGTGGTAGAAGAACATGTGCATTTCTTCGTGGCTATCCCACGTGGCCAGGTTGCCGTTCAGGTGCCCCGCCACAGGGATCTGGCCGATCCAGTAGGACGGCCAGGTGAACGCGCTGTCCAGCGTGCCGCGGGCGACGGCCCGCAGGGTATCCCCGGTGGAGACCACCGATCCCGGGGGATGGATCTCGATTTCCAGTTCGCCGTCGGTCCCTTCAGTGACCCGCTTGGCGAATTCCCTGAAAATCTCGTCGTAGTACCAGACCCCCTCCGGCCAGTGGGTCTGCATCCGCCACTTGATGGGTTCATTGCGGGATGCGATGACCGCAGGCGCACCCACGGCCGCAGCGGCACCCGCGGAGGCAGTTGCCCCGACCTTCAGGAAGTTCCGGCGTGACATGGATCGATCATCGTTCATGGTTCTCTCCTCCAGGCGACGACGCCTTGTAGTGATCATTGTCCGCCGGGGGGTGCTGGTATCTGATTCCCCCGGAGAACAGTGTTATTACGCTACTGTACGGACGACGTTTGTCAACTTGATTCGGTGCTGCGGCGAAACAAAATCGGAAAGGAGTACCGATGATCACTTCATGGCGGCCGACTATTTCATCTCGAATCCGCGCTGGCGCAGGAAATCGCGCATGTGGGGGCGCGTCTTGTCGGTAAACAGCACGCTGATCTGATCACTCCACGTCGCGGTCTTCTGATTGCTGCTGCGACGCTGGTAATAGGCATTCATGGTCTTGTCGAAGGCGTCCACGGCGGCTGCTTCACCGTCATCGTGGTAACGGTCCTCCTTGAGAATGGCGTCCGGGGGCAGCCGCGGCTTGATCTCCGGCGCCTGATCCGGATAGCCGAGGCACAGCCCGAACACCGGGTAGACGTCATCGGGCAGCTCCAGCAGCGCACTGATCTGCTCGGGGTTGTTGCGAATGCCGCCGATGTAGCA
The DNA window shown above is from Aquisalimonas sp. 2447 and carries:
- a CDS encoding TRAP transporter substrate-binding protein, whose translation is MNDDRSMSRRNFLKVGATASAGAAAAVGAPAVIASRNEPIKWRMQTHWPEGVWYYDEIFREFAKRVTEGTDGELEIEIHPPGSVVSTGDTLRAVARGTLDSAFTWPSYWIGQIPVAGHLNGNLATWDSHEEMHMFFYHMGALDIIREAYAERGVYQLGPYSSAGIAVWSNEPIRTLSDFEGFNIRSTGTAARVFEKMGAAPVAIDGGELYQALQTGVADGVHWGGVATGWGMNLQEVNDYILQPNLVAHTNGEVIINMDNWNALGEDHKVVLDAALRATSIDCSSLIRRRDYQHMEEFVNDYDGEIIQMEDEVMEAMRQYTMEVVDEVSENDPEYSGKVGAILHEFMEMTGKI